Proteins from one Ornithobacterium rhinotracheale genomic window:
- a CDS encoding AbrB/MazE/SpoVT family DNA-binding domain-containing protein, which produces METKLRKIGNSKGLILSKKILQDTNIKDRVKIKTKGSKIIIEAFKENPRKDWEQQLLEAGSLNDREFFFGEIENNFDENEWTW; this is translated from the coding sequence ATGGAAACAAAACTTAGAAAAATAGGAAACTCTAAAGGTTTAATCTTAAGCAAAAAGATACTTCAAGACACTAATATTAAAGATAGAGTTAAAATAAAAACCAAAGGTTCTAAAATTATAATTGAAGCTTTTAAAGAAAACCCAAGGAAAGACTGGGAACAACAATTGTTAGAGGCAGGATCTTTGAATGATAGGGAGTTTTTTTTCGGAGAAATTGAAAATAATTTTGATGAAAACGAATGGACATGGTAA
- a CDS encoding type II toxin-antitoxin system PemK/MazF family toxin, with the protein MVNRFDVYFVDLNPTLGSEINKVRPCVIISPNEMNKALNTVIIAPLTSTIKKYPMRVCCYINDKEGQIALDHIRSLDKQRLKNKIATLDKKTQLKVIDKLIAMFCE; encoded by the coding sequence ATGGTAAATAGATTTGATGTTTACTTTGTTGATTTAAACCCAACCTTAGGAAGTGAAATAAACAAGGTTAGACCGTGCGTTATTATCTCTCCTAATGAGATGAACAAAGCCCTTAACACGGTTATCATAGCACCTTTAACTTCTACAATAAAAAAATATCCTATGAGAGTTTGTTGCTATATAAACGATAAAGAAGGACAGATAGCCTTAGACCATATCAGATCACTAGATAAACAAAGATTAAAAAATAAAATTGCAACATTAGATAAGAAAACTCAATTAAAAGTCATAGATAAACTTATAGCTATGTTCTGTGAATAG
- a CDS encoding site-specific integrase, with protein MDKKNYLIAQITSKIYKEVGIKQNFNLKNYINKKGESQVMLTLHSQGKRKRLMLDVYVPPKLWDKKSQRMKGNTEQAQATNLLLESYLQKILDIKIRYAASNLVLTIEKLLEEFQNNKSPFDFIAFCREHIKNKDMLLASKKKELSHINKLENYKKNVLISDINIEFIDKYRWHLFNTVHNKKSTIATNLKTIKKYLNLAQKYGMKLNIDLDKIRTPNIRSERINLDHREIRFLKDYYFSSFIKPKHKLPLGYFLFACYTGCRISELKQIRREDIEGKKILTYFAPKTQKRQSIQISSSAREIFEHEPTLFARFISDQKMNKYIKECAQICNIKKNVTMHVARHSFATNLIRKGAKITNVQSLLNHSDISTTMQYYHGIASEEISDIHLLD; from the coding sequence ATGGATAAAAAAAATTATCTCATTGCGCAGATCACTTCTAAAATATATAAGGAAGTGGGTATCAAACAAAATTTCAATCTCAAAAACTACATCAACAAGAAAGGAGAAAGCCAGGTAATGCTTACGCTCCATTCTCAAGGAAAGAGAAAAAGACTAATGCTGGATGTTTATGTTCCACCCAAACTTTGGGATAAAAAAAGCCAAAGAATGAAAGGAAATACGGAACAAGCTCAAGCCACTAATCTCTTGCTCGAATCGTATCTACAGAAAATATTAGATATCAAGATAAGATACGCAGCTTCAAATCTTGTTCTAACTATCGAAAAATTACTCGAAGAATTTCAAAACAATAAATCACCTTTTGATTTCATTGCCTTTTGTCGTGAGCATATAAAAAATAAAGATATGCTTTTAGCCTCAAAGAAAAAGGAACTTAGCCACATTAATAAGCTGGAGAATTACAAAAAAAATGTTCTAATTTCAGACATTAATATTGAGTTTATTGACAAGTATAGATGGCACTTATTTAACACCGTACACAATAAAAAAAGTACGATTGCTACTAACTTAAAGACAATTAAGAAATACTTAAACTTAGCCCAAAAATATGGGATGAAACTTAATATTGATTTGGACAAAATTAGGACTCCAAATATCCGAAGCGAAAGAATCAACCTGGACCATCGGGAAATTCGATTTTTGAAAGACTACTATTTCTCGAGCTTCATTAAGCCTAAGCATAAGTTACCTTTAGGCTACTTTCTATTCGCCTGCTACACTGGGTGCCGCATCAGCGAGCTAAAACAAATACGCCGTGAAGACATAGAAGGTAAAAAAATACTTACCTATTTTGCACCCAAAACGCAAAAAAGACAATCTATACAAATAAGTAGCTCCGCTCGAGAGATATTTGAGCATGAACCTACTTTGTTTGCTCGATTTATATCAGACCAGAAGATGAATAAGTACATAAAAGAATGCGCACAAATCTGCAACATCAAAAAGAATGTTACCATGCATGTGGCTCGACACTCTTTTGCGACAAACTTAATTAGAAAAGGAGCGAAAATCACAAATGTGCAATCGCTCCTAAACCATAGTGATATTTCCACCACGATGCAATACTATCACGGCATTGCTTCTGAAGAAATATCAGACATTCATTTACTGGATTAG